DNA from Prosthecochloris marina:
ATGGGTTAAGATAAAAATACAGGCAGAAAATACTCGCAGCAAATACGGCCAGCAAGTAACTTGAGTTTTTAAAAAGTATCGTTATTTAAGCACCAGCTGAAACGCTTGATTTAGGGATATATTATTACATTGTAAGTTATACATTTTGCACGGTGCGAATACAAACAAACCGTCTTCATTACCAGAAAAGACGATGAATGAATCTAAAACCATAACGGTAGATCGCAAGCAAAGCCATGTCGAAACCTGCCTCAATAAAATGGTTTATTTCGACAGTAAAACAACCGGTTTCGAGCACTATGAGTTTACGCACAATGCTGCTCCTGAAATAAATCACAACGAAATAGACCTGTCTACAAACATGTTCGGTCACCGGATATCATACCCCTTTATGATCTCCTCCATGACAGGTGGATACGGTAAAGCCAAGCATCTCAACCGTTCATTTGCACAAACAGCGGAAAAGCTGAATATCCCACTCGCAATAGGCAGCATGCGCCAGGCACTCGAAAACGCTTCATACAGGCAAAGCTTCAGTGTCGTTCGTCAGTTTGCTCCATCCATCCCCATACTGGCCAACATCGGTGCACCCGAGGTTGCAAAAGGCCTTACGAACCAAGAAATCAACCTTCTTATCGACATTATCGATGCAGATGGCCTGATTGTCCATCTCAACCCTGCCCAGGAACTTTTTCAGCCGGAAGGAAATACCAATTTCAAAAACTTCCTGAAGAAACTACAGCAACTGACATGCGCGATCGATGCCCCGGTTATAGCTAAAGAAGTCGGCTGTGGCATTTCATCGGCAACTGCAGCCGCACTTGCCGATGCCGGAGTTCAGACTATCGACGTTGCCGGAGCAGGGGGAATCAGTTGGCAGAAGGTTGAAGAAGAACGTTATCTGGAGCAATTTCAGCATGAAAACCGTTTCAGCCCCTCGGTCCTCCGGGAGCTGCTCAACTGGGGCATACCAACTGCACAGTGCCTTACCGATATCGCCGCACTTAAAGAGGATAAAAAGCAGTACCAACACATCAAAGTTATTGCATCGGGCGGTATTTCCAATGGTCTCGATATTGCGAAGGCAATTGCTCTTGGCGCTGAGATTTGTGCATCTGCAGGTATGATGCTCAAAGCACTTCATGATTCCAGGCTTGAAAAAACCATTCTCACATGGATGAACGACCTCAGGGCCGTGATGTTTCTCACGGGAGCAAAAAACATAACACAACTGCAAAAAACCCTCATTTCGTTAAAAAAAGGATAGTGCCGTAATGAATATCAGTGTAACATCAGAACAGGTTGAACAAAAATACCAGCAGTATCATAAACGTATCAACGACGCACTGGACAACTGCTTTACCAACAACACTCCTGAAAGCCTTTATGCACCCGCCAAATATATTCTGGCAGGCAAAGGAAAAAGAATTCGCCCCTTCCTTACACTTCTCGCCTCTGAAGCGGTATGCGGATCGAGCGTAAATGCGATACACACTGCACTTGCAATCGAGATTCTCCACAATTTTACCCTTGTACATGACGACATCATGGATCAGGCCGACCTCCGTCACGGAAGGCCGACAGTTCATACCAAATGGGATTCTACCGCAGCAATCTTATCGGGCGACATGATGATCGCAATTGCTTATGAATATGCTTTACAGACAAAAACGTCGCGGCATAACGAACTTGTTCATATTCTCAATGATGCGAACATCACCATTTGTGAGGGACAGGCAATCGACATGGAACTGGAGCAACGTAAAGATGCCACTATCACCGATTACCTCGATATGATATCAAAAAAAACAGGACGGCTTATATCCGCATCACTCGAGGCAGGCGGTATTGTCGGCGATGGTACCTCTGAGCAACTTGAAAAGCTGGTGATTTTCGGAAACAAAATCGGGCGAGCCTTTCAGGTACAGGATGACTATCTCGATATTATGGCCGAGGATGGTAAATCAGGAAAAGTGCCAGGTGGAGATGTGATCAACGGTAAAAAAACATATCTGCTCCTCCGTTCCCTCGATTTGGCAACCGACTCAGAAAAGAATCTCTTACAGTCCGTTATCAACAATAATGGCATTTCACCCGAAAGAGTCCCGGAAATCAGGGGAATTTATGAACGATGCGGAGTGCTTGACGAAGCAAGGGAACTGATCAATGCCGACACGGAAGCTGCGCTCTCTGCCGTCGAAACCCTGCCTTATGATGAAGGCAGGGAATATCTCAAAGGTTTTGCTCTCAAACTCATGAAGCGTGATTTCTGACCCAACCATTCTTCTTGTCCTATCGCAAATCCCTGGTCTTGGCCCGGCAAGAATAAACATACTCCAAAAGCATATTGGCGGCTCTTCAATCTTTGATGCAAAGATTGAAGATTTAGCCCATGTTCCGGGCATAGGAACAAAAATCGCAGAAACCATCGTCGGATTTTTTCATAATTCTCATGCTCTCGACCAAGCAAAAAAGTCAGCGGAACAACAACTTTCTCTGCTCGACCGCTATCAAGCAAACCTCATCACCCTCGAAGATCCATCGTATCCGCCATTTCTCAGAGAAATCTACGATCCACCACCGTACCTTTTTATACGTGGAAATATAGAAGCCGCACACGCCCCCTGTATTTCAATAGTCGGTACAAGAAAGGCAACCCAATATGGCAGAAAAGTTGTCGAACACATATGCAGCGGCCTTGTAGCCGAAGGGTTCACCATCGTCAGCGGATTTGCCTACGGGATTGATACTGCTGCCCATAAAGCTGCACTGGAACATCAGGGTAAAACAATTGCCGTTCTGGCAGGAGGAGTGGACAACCCTCATACGGACCCTACAGGCAACATCTGGCCACGCATGATCGAGCAAGGTGCCATAGTTTCGGAAGAATGGCTTGAAAGCACCATTACACCTGCGAAATTCCCTAAAAGAAACCGTCTTATAGCAGGACTCTCAAAGGGAACATTGATCGTTGAATCGGACAAAAAAGGCGGCTCATTGATCACAGCATCGTATGCCTTGGACCAGAACAGGGATGTTTTTGCCGTTCCGGGCAGTATCTTCTCAAAGACCTCGGCTGGAACAAACGCTCTGATTGAAAACGGTCAAGCAAAACTTGTCACTACAGCAGACGACATTATTGCAGAACTCTGTCCCGGCCCTCAAGGAAGTCGTGCCCGAAACTTCGTTGAAACAAAGGAGCCCCCCATAACACCGGAAGAAAAAGCCATTTTCGATCATTTGGATGATAACCCCGTACACATAGATGTACTTGCAGAAAAAACAGCCATGGATCCCTCGATGCTTCTTGTACTTCTCTTCGAGCTCGAGCTGAAGCAACTGGCCGAACAGCAACCCGGACAGATGTTCAGAAAAAGCATCTGAAGCAAGAACCAAAGCTTCGGGCCACACATGAGGAAAAGCAAACCGAACAACTTCGAAAAGCAGTTTTCGATAATAAAACCTTACGTTTCAATACCGGCACATGTTCTTGCTTGATTTGACGTCATAACCTTAAGCAGCAGCGCCAACAGGCGGCTCAGTCGGTTTTACCACCTGTCATGGCATTCAGGCGTAGTTTTTTATAGGGGAATTGTTACCTTTGAAAAACCGTGACAAGGAGATGCTGCACGAAACCATTCAACCAAAACAAGAAATTCAACCATGAAAATGATGCCCAGAAATTCAAGAATTACGTCTCTACCCCGAACTATGATCATGATTTTGATTCTGAGTGTACTTGCCGTTGCACCTTCAGCACTTGCTGCGACAGGTACCGAGAAGACAGGTCTCGTCGATACGCAAAAAGTTTTGGACCAGATGCCCGAAAAAAAGAAAGCTGAAAACATACTCACAGCAACAGGCACGCAATGGCAAAAAGGCCTTGATAAGCTTAAAAAAGATTTCCAGACCGCCGCAACGGACTATGAAAAACAGAAAAAATCCCTTTCAAAAACAGCTATAGAACAAAAAGAAAAAGACCTCAACCTTAAATACCAGAGCATACAGAAGTATCAATTGGAAAAGTTTGGTCCGGGTGGAGCAATGGAAAAAAAGCAAAATGAACTTTTTGCCCCAATCCGCCAGAAATTTCTCAATGCCGTACAGGCTGTTGCTAAAAAAGAGGGTTTTTCGGTAATAATCGACAAACAGGCCGTAGTTTACGGAGATAAGTCTGCAGATATTACGTTCAAGGTCATCGATCAGCTTAAATAATTCTGAACCGAGTGCTTGAAATTGGCAGGCTCATTTCAGGATCGTATTGGAATGCTCTCTTTACGTTATATCCTGGTAACTTTTTGGTTAACCCTCTTATTATGCTGTATCAGCTGCACCGAACCACAACCAGAAAAGCGTGCAGCTGATACCAGTTTTCTTGGCGAAGAGCAACCACTCCAGGAAAGCTGGAACGTCAACATGACAATATTCAAAGAAGACAGGATACATGCAGTTATAACTGCAGGTCATTTTGCAGAGTATAAAAAAAACGATATAATCACCCGTCAGCTCGATAAAGGTCTAAAGATTACTTTTTTTGATAGCAGCGGGACGTCGTCCTCTACTCTCACTGCCGACAAAGGGACCGTATATAACAACAATGACATGGAAGCTTTCGACAATGTTGTCATAACTTCCGAAAGCACTGTCATACGAACAGATTACATAAAAAGACTTGCGGACGAAAAAAAACTATGGTCTGACAAATATGTCGTCATTCAGAAACAGAATGAAACCATCAGGGGATACGGATTTGAAAGCGATGAATCCCTGAAAAATTATACGATTTTCAAAGCAAGCGGTGAGTCCAATTTTTAATTTTTTCCACTCAATGAGATTACATCTTTTAAAATCAAAAATTCATAATGCAGTCGTAACCAGCGGAGACCTCGAATACGAAGGCAGCATCACTATAGACAGCGAACTGCTCGAACTTGCAAATATGCTACCCAATGAAAAGGTTCTGTGCGTCAACAATAACAACGGGGTACGCTTCGAAACATATATCATAGAAGGAAAACCGGGTTCAAAGGAAATTCAGTTGAACGGTGCCGCAGCACGATGCGCTTTACCTGGCGATGAGATAATAATCATGGCGTTTGCAGAGATAGAAGCAGAAGAAGCAAAATCCTTCAAGCCCATGATTCTCATCGTGGACAAGCACAACAATCCCAAACGCCGCCACCTTGTCGGCGAAGAAGACAATCCATTGTAGAAAGAATGTCGATGAGCTGAACTTTTAACTTTCCCCTTTTACTATGTCATTAGCTATCATTATCATGGCTGCCGGAAAAGGCACCAGAATGAAGTCAGATCTGGCAAAAGTGCTGCACAAGGTAAATGGAAGACCTGTTATAGAATATGTCCTTGAAAAATCGACTGCTCTTGCGCCCGATAAAATTGTGTTGATTGTAGGACATCAGGCAGATAAGGTAAAAGAGGCAACCGCAAATTTTCCGGTCGAGTGGGCCCTTCAAGAACCTCAGCTTGGGACAGGTCATGCCGTTATGCAGGCAGAAGAACACCTGCGTTCATTTCCAGGAGACATCCTAATCCTTTCAGGAGATGCTCCCCTTGTAAGCAATTCTACCCTCAAAGATCTCATTGACAATCACCGTATCGAAAATGCTGCGGCAACCGTACTGACAGCTCATTTAGAGAATCCATCAGGATACGGAAGAATCATTCGTTACAAGGACAGTAATACGGTATCCAAGATTGTTGAGCATAAAGACGCCACACCTGAAGAATTGCTTGTAAAGGAAATAAATTCAGGCATTTATGTCTTCAAAGAGGATATTCTTTTCCGTTCTTTGCATCAAATCACAAATGATAATGCTCAGCAGGAATATTATCTCACTGATGTTTTTTCTGTGTGTTTCGGAAAAGGAGAGAAGGTTTGCGCACTTCGGACAGAAAATGCTGATGAAATCAAAGGCATCAACACAGTGGAACAACTAAGAGAAGCTGAAAAACTGTTATTGCATGGCTCGTGACCCATCAGGCGAGTGGGCTGATGGATGATGCGGAAAAGCCTTCATCCTCCGAAGAAAGACCCTGCGAGAGAATTTTTTCCAGAAAAGCTGTTGTTTCCGAACAAAGGCCCTCGGTATCGATGGCCTTCTTCTGTAAAGAGTCCAGCATCACCGTAACGACCCCGAGTTGTAAACGGTATCCTTCAAGCTCTTTTTTTATTGCATTGAAAGTCACTGGTTTTTCAGCCGACTCACATTGATCGGCACATGTCATGGCACGGCTCATGCAGCTCTCTATTCCCCTGCGGAGCCTGTTTATTTCCTGCTCGACATCTGTTACAGTCTTAACATCCATAATGCTTTAGACTTTTACTTTCTGCTTCTTCTGGTTTTTTTCCCAACCCCTTTTTCAGCCATTTTTTTTCTGGATTGTGCAGCAAGCTCATCGGGTAGACTGTTATCGATCATCTCCTCGGAAGCCTCGAGTTCTCTGGACTTCATTGAGTAAAATTCAATGAGATTCCCATCCGGATCCATCACGAAGAAAGCTCTTCCCTCTCTACGCTGAGCAGGCCGGGTGACGAGATGTACGCCTTGTTCTTCGAGGTAATCCGCAGCTTCATCGACTTCGGTATCGGTGGGAAGCCTGAAACCGAAATGATCAACCCGAATATCCCGAGCCTCAGGCACCCCCGGCGTCTCTGCTTTAACAAGAACAATCATATCCGACTTGACTCTCAGATACGAGATATTGGCTCCTGCTCGATACTCGATTTTCATCCCGAGCACCCCAACATAGAAATCTTCAGCAACCCTTACGTCATTGACTCTGAGAGTAATCTGGTTAATCCCTGTCAACTTCATTTTCTTCTCCGTTCTGTACCTTTGCCTTATCGCTTTTCTCTTCGAGAGTATAATCAAACTTGTTCTGAAGAAACTGATTGATTGCCCGTTGAGCTGTTTTCTGACGAGCTTCAAATTCAAGACTGATTGCAACCTGCTCAGGAAAAACCTTGTCAGACTCGGACTCACTCGCCGGATTACGAATCATCTCCTTGTATGGAAGCAATTTCTCTTCAAGCTCTGCACGTTCTTCTTCATGAATTTCTTTAGCTCTTTTCGATATTGCCACTACCGTCTCATAAAGATTTTCGTGCCTGGCTCTCAAACTGTTCAAATCTACTGGTTTCACGGACATACGTTTGCATGCATTTATTGTTTTGAAAGAAATTCAGTAATAACCGTTGTTATTTCATCGACCGTTCGGTTGAGATCATCGTTTACAACTTCCCGATCAAACTGATGTGCCAATGAAAGCTCAAATTCCGCTCTCTCGAGGCGCTCTTCAAGGGTTTTATCATTTTCACTGTCTCTTTTCAGAAGCCGTTTCTTCAATTCATCAAAAGAGGGAGGTTTGAGAAAAATCAAGAGAGAACTGTCAGGAAAACGTTTTTTGAGGTTCAATGCTCCCTTGACATCCAGATCAAACAGCAAATTCTTGCCGGCCACGACAGCTTCGCCTGTTTTATCCAGCAATGTCCCATAAAAGTTGCCAAAGAAATGCTCATACTCGATAAAACCACCACTTTTTATTTTTTTTTCAAACGCTTCCTTTGTCAGATAATAGTAATTCTTACCCTCAACTTCCCCTTTGCGTCTTTTGCGTGTAGTGGCAGATACAGAAAAATCAAGACTTTTTATGCGTTCCAGCACCAGTTTCGCCACTGTTGACTTCCCGGTTCCGGAAGGGGCTGAAAATACGACCAACTTTCCCGGTTTGACACTCATCTATTCTTCAAGCTCTTTCTGCTTTTTTTTGAAATCCTGCTGAACTTAAACTTACAGTGACCGGTTCGAATATCAAGCGCCAAGGCCAACCCATTATCATGGCAAGAGAACGCTCAGCCCCCGGAACCAAGTTCGTCACTCAATATTCTGGAGCTGTTCACGAATCTTTTCAAGCTCTTCCTTGATATGCACAACTTTCTGAGAAATATCGGCATTCTGTGATTTTGAGGCGATTGTGTTTGCTTCTCTTAACTGCTCTTGCAACAGAAAGTTCAACTTTCTTCCGGAACCACTCTCGCTGTTCATCATCTCATCAATGAAGAATTTGTTATGGCTGGCAAAACGGGTACACTCTTCAGTAATGTCCAGCTTATCGGACATCAGTACAAGCTCCATCTCAAGGCGCTCCCTGCTGTATGCGACTTGATCGCCTGCTATAACGGCTATTTTTTCCGAAAGCCGCTGATGAACTGCAGACACATTGTTACGGGATAAAACCTGAATTTCTTCTAATGTATCGTTAATCGACGCTATACGCCCCATAAAATCCTTAGCCAGCTCCTCACCTTCCTGAAATCGCATTTTTTTCATCCCGTCAATTGCCTCATGGAGCACTTCCCTAACAAAAGGCCAAATCTCATCTGTTTTTTCAAGGAGCGTACTATCGGAATCAAATATTTCAGAAAAGCGTAAGAGATGATCAAGGGTCAAAGGACTTTCAATACCCGCCTCTTTTCGGACAATATCGAGAAGCTCCCTTAATGCCCTTGTTTTTTCACGATTGACCGTGATTGGAATCTGCTTTTCTTCATCCAGTTTCACCTGAACAAACGCCGATACTTTGCCTCTTTGCAGACAAGAACGGATCTGTTCACGAACATCAAGTTCATATGAGGAAAACTGACGCGGAAGCTTGACGCTTATCTCGGCGAACCGGTTATTGACCGAACGAACTTCCGCGACAACATGAACACCATCCTTCACACTTTCTGCACTTCCGAAACCTGTCATGCTTTCCAACATAGTTCTGCGCCGTTAAATTCGTGAAGGATGTAGTTTCTGCATAGAAAAAGGGTTAAAAACCTATGCTCTACACAAAAACTTTTTATTTACGAAGCTCCAGATCAGCGAGAACTTTACGATAGCGCTCGATATCGGTCTTCTTCAGATAAGCCAATAAACTTTTTCTTTTTCCTACAAGCTTGAGTAAACCGTGACGGGAATGTTTGTCTTTCGGGTGACTCTTCAGATGCTCGGTAAGATCGCTTATACGTTTGCTGAAAAGCGCAATTTGAACTTCTGTCTGCCCGGTATTCTGCTCTGTACCGCCAAACTTTTTGATAATACCTGTCTTAATTTCCTTTGTGACACTCATGACTTGTCATTTATTTTTTAGAATCGCAAGATCTATAATATAGTATTATTTCTGATATTGCTCCACCGATTTTTTATCTTTCCTCAGCTGTTCCCGAAGTGCCTCGAACGACGAAAACCTCATTTCATCTCGCAATCGCTCAAGAAGCTGAAAGGTCAATACCTTTCCGTACAGATCTCCCGAATGACCAAGAATATATGCTTCTACCACTGGAGCCGAATCGGCAGCAACAGTTGGCCTCACCCCGATATTCATCATAGCTTTGAACTCACAACCATCTATAACTGTTGTCGCAATATAGACCCCGAGTTTCGGCAGTAGCTTGTCGGAACTCTCTATCTCGATGTTCACTGTAGGAAATCCGATCTTTCGCCCCTTTTTATTACCATGCACGACTTTTCCGGAAATCAGATACGAGGAACCGAGAAACAGGTTCGCTTCTTTGATATCCCCCTCCCGAAGAAGGGTACGTATTCTTGTACTCGAAAAGTGTTCAGAGCCCAACCGAACTTCATCGACGACGTTGACTTCGAAATGGTTTTGCTCGGCCATACTGCATAACGTGTTCACACCACCTTTTCGATCTCGCCCGAACCCATGATCATAGCCTATCACAATGCTTTTCGCTCCTATCCGATCAACCAGAACCTCCTGAATGAATGATTCAGAACTTCGCGCAGCAAAAACATTGTCAAACCTGACAACAAAAAGCCACTCCACCCCAAGCCGCTCAATCAACATGGCTTTTTCCTCCAAGAGAGTCAAAAGCTTGAGACGTCCAGATGGGTCACGGTTGACTACTTGCCTCGGATGAGGCTCAAAAGTCACAACAACACTTCGAAGCTTAAGAGTCGAAGCCGTTTTTACCATTTGACCGATAATCTTGCGATGACCTGCATGCACCCCGTCATACGACCCAACTGTAACTGCAGACGGTTCTTGCGGAAACGCAACCTCTTCACCGGTATGGTAATCCATCACTTTCGATTCCTGAAAGATAACAATTCGCATAAACCGCCTACCTTACTGAATCTTTTGCTCCGCGAAGAATAATCTCGACAGTATCGGGAATACTTTTCGCATCGAAGACGCTGAATTCACCTATTGCCATCCTTCTCAGAGAAACAAGATATCCTCCAACTCCCAAACTCTGCCCAAAATCATGAGCCAGTACCCTTACATACGCTCCTTTTGATACATCCATACGGAAATGGATAAAAGGAAGATCAACAGAGAGCACTGTAAAGCTGTTGACACATATTTCACGAGCTTTTCTCTCAGCAACATGCTGTCCCTTTCTCGCCAGCTCATACAATCTCTTACCTTTATGCCACACTGCCGAATGCATGGGTGGCTTTTGCATATGCCTGCCTTCGAGAGCCGCCGCCGCTGATTTTATTTCTTCTATACCAAGATGACGAACATCACACGCTCCATACTCGGGAGTTTCTGTATCGTGGCTCTCAGTCATCGCACCGAGTTTTATAACCCCTTCATACACTTTATCGAGTACTTCAAGGCCCGATATCTGTTTTGTTTTCTTACCGGTTGCAAGGATAAGCAACCCGGTCGCACGAGGGTCGAGCGTTCCGCAATGCCCAACTTTTCTG
Protein-coding regions in this window:
- the fni gene encoding type 2 isopentenyl-diphosphate Delta-isomerase → MNESKTITVDRKQSHVETCLNKMVYFDSKTTGFEHYEFTHNAAPEINHNEIDLSTNMFGHRISYPFMISSMTGGYGKAKHLNRSFAQTAEKLNIPLAIGSMRQALENASYRQSFSVVRQFAPSIPILANIGAPEVAKGLTNQEINLLIDIIDADGLIVHLNPAQELFQPEGNTNFKNFLKKLQQLTCAIDAPVIAKEVGCGISSATAAALADAGVQTIDVAGAGGISWQKVEEERYLEQFQHENRFSPSVLRELLNWGIPTAQCLTDIAALKEDKKQYQHIKVIASGGISNGLDIAKAIALGAEICASAGMMLKALHDSRLEKTILTWMNDLRAVMFLTGAKNITQLQKTLISLKKG
- a CDS encoding polyprenyl synthetase family protein, whose amino-acid sequence is MNISVTSEQVEQKYQQYHKRINDALDNCFTNNTPESLYAPAKYILAGKGKRIRPFLTLLASEAVCGSSVNAIHTALAIEILHNFTLVHDDIMDQADLRHGRPTVHTKWDSTAAILSGDMMIAIAYEYALQTKTSRHNELVHILNDANITICEGQAIDMELEQRKDATITDYLDMISKKTGRLISASLEAGGIVGDGTSEQLEKLVIFGNKIGRAFQVQDDYLDIMAEDGKSGKVPGGDVINGKKTYLLLRSLDLATDSEKNLLQSVINNNGISPERVPEIRGIYERCGVLDEARELINADTEAALSAVETLPYDEGREYLKGFALKLMKRDF
- the dprA gene encoding DNA-processing protein DprA, whose protein sequence is MISDPTILLVLSQIPGLGPARINILQKHIGGSSIFDAKIEDLAHVPGIGTKIAETIVGFFHNSHALDQAKKSAEQQLSLLDRYQANLITLEDPSYPPFLREIYDPPPYLFIRGNIEAAHAPCISIVGTRKATQYGRKVVEHICSGLVAEGFTIVSGFAYGIDTAAHKAALEHQGKTIAVLAGGVDNPHTDPTGNIWPRMIEQGAIVSEEWLESTITPAKFPKRNRLIAGLSKGTLIVESDKKGGSLITASYALDQNRDVFAVPGSIFSKTSAGTNALIENGQAKLVTTADDIIAELCPGPQGSRARNFVETKEPPITPEEKAIFDHLDDNPVHIDVLAEKTAMDPSMLLVLLFELELKQLAEQQPGQMFRKSI
- a CDS encoding OmpH family outer membrane protein codes for the protein MILILSVLAVAPSALAATGTEKTGLVDTQKVLDQMPEKKKAENILTATGTQWQKGLDKLKKDFQTAATDYEKQKKSLSKTAIEQKEKDLNLKYQSIQKYQLEKFGPGGAMEKKQNELFAPIRQKFLNAVQAVAKKEGFSVIIDKQAVVYGDKSADITFKVIDQLK
- the lptC gene encoding LPS export ABC transporter periplasmic protein LptC, translating into MLSLRYILVTFWLTLLLCCISCTEPQPEKRAADTSFLGEEQPLQESWNVNMTIFKEDRIHAVITAGHFAEYKKNDIITRQLDKGLKITFFDSSGTSSSTLTADKGTVYNNNDMEAFDNVVITSESTVIRTDYIKRLADEKKLWSDKYVVIQKQNETIRGYGFESDESLKNYTIFKASGESNF
- the panD gene encoding aspartate 1-decarboxylase, which gives rise to MRLHLLKSKIHNAVVTSGDLEYEGSITIDSELLELANMLPNEKVLCVNNNNGVRFETYIIEGKPGSKEIQLNGAAARCALPGDEIIIMAFAEIEAEEAKSFKPMILIVDKHNNPKRRHLVGEEDNPL
- a CDS encoding sugar phosphate nucleotidyltransferase, whose protein sequence is MSLAIIIMAAGKGTRMKSDLAKVLHKVNGRPVIEYVLEKSTALAPDKIVLIVGHQADKVKEATANFPVEWALQEPQLGTGHAVMQAEEHLRSFPGDILILSGDAPLVSNSTLKDLIDNHRIENAAATVLTAHLENPSGYGRIIRYKDSNTVSKIVEHKDATPEELLVKEINSGIYVFKEDILFRSLHQITNDNAQQEYYLTDVFSVCFGKGEKVCALRTENADEIKGINTVEQLREAEKLLLHGS
- a CDS encoding VOC family protein, with product MKLTGINQITLRVNDVRVAEDFYVGVLGMKIEYRAGANISYLRVKSDMIVLVKAETPGVPEARDIRVDHFGFRLPTDTEVDEAADYLEEQGVHLVTRPAQRREGRAFFVMDPDGNLIEFYSMKSRELEASEEMIDNSLPDELAAQSRKKMAEKGVGKKTRRSRK
- a CDS encoding DNA-directed RNA polymerase subunit omega, producing the protein MSVKPVDLNSLRARHENLYETVVAISKRAKEIHEEERAELEEKLLPYKEMIRNPASESESDKVFPEQVAISLEFEARQKTAQRAINQFLQNKFDYTLEEKSDKAKVQNGEENEVDRD
- the gmk gene encoding guanylate kinase, producing MSVKPGKLVVFSAPSGTGKSTVAKLVLERIKSLDFSVSATTRKRRKGEVEGKNYYYLTKEAFEKKIKSGGFIEYEHFFGNFYGTLLDKTGEAVVAGKNLLFDLDVKGALNLKKRFPDSSLLIFLKPPSFDELKKRLLKRDSENDKTLEERLERAEFELSLAHQFDREVVNDDLNRTVDEITTVITEFLSKQ
- a CDS encoding YicC/YloC family endoribonuclease, which codes for MLESMTGFGSAESVKDGVHVVAEVRSVNNRFAEISVKLPRQFSSYELDVREQIRSCLQRGKVSAFVQVKLDEEKQIPITVNREKTRALRELLDIVRKEAGIESPLTLDHLLRFSEIFDSDSTLLEKTDEIWPFVREVLHEAIDGMKKMRFQEGEELAKDFMGRIASINDTLEEIQVLSRNNVSAVHQRLSEKIAVIAGDQVAYSRERLEMELVLMSDKLDITEECTRFASHNKFFIDEMMNSESGSGRKLNFLLQEQLREANTIASKSQNADISQKVVHIKEELEKIREQLQNIE
- the rpsO gene encoding 30S ribosomal protein S15 — translated: MSVTKEIKTGIIKKFGGTEQNTGQTEVQIALFSKRISDLTEHLKSHPKDKHSRHGLLKLVGKRKSLLAYLKKTDIERYRKVLADLELRK
- a CDS encoding bifunctional riboflavin kinase/FAD synthetase codes for the protein MRIVIFQESKVMDYHTGEEVAFPQEPSAVTVGSYDGVHAGHRKIIGQMVKTASTLKLRSVVVTFEPHPRQVVNRDPSGRLKLLTLLEEKAMLIERLGVEWLFVVRFDNVFAARSSESFIQEVLVDRIGAKSIVIGYDHGFGRDRKGGVNTLCSMAEQNHFEVNVVDEVRLGSEHFSSTRIRTLLREGDIKEANLFLGSSYLISGKVVHGNKKGRKIGFPTVNIEIESSDKLLPKLGVYIATTVIDGCEFKAMMNIGVRPTVAADSAPVVEAYILGHSGDLYGKVLTFQLLERLRDEMRFSSFEALREQLRKDKKSVEQYQK
- the truB gene encoding tRNA pseudouridine(55) synthase TruB, which encodes MNGDTGDFLLVDKPMDWTSFDVVAKIRNTYSAAGLRRKVGHCGTLDPRATGLLILATGKKTKQISGLEVLDKVYEGVIKLGAMTESHDTETPEYGACDVRHLGIEEIKSAAAALEGRHMQKPPMHSAVWHKGKRLYELARKGQHVAERKAREICVNSFTVLSVDLPFIHFRMDVSKGAYVRVLAHDFGQSLGVGGYLVSLRRMAIGEFSVFDAKSIPDTVEIILRGAKDSVR